From one Nothobranchius furzeri strain GRZ-AD chromosome 2, NfurGRZ-RIMD1, whole genome shotgun sequence genomic stretch:
- the LOC107395471 gene encoding E3 ubiquitin-protein ligase TRIM21: MRVVLGGTSNKGLCVHEEESVSRRQSAHLVKTLHLQRTMASVLSEEQFLCAICLDSFTNPVSIPCGHNYCLECINHHWDTGSNLDCPLCKEVFHNRPQLRVNVGLKDITEHFKRSLKKRAGSRPVPAKRSVSKQYSKSDDIPCDICNENKIKAVKSCLVCQASYCETHLMPHLRDSVMTKHRLTDPATFSTRHLCRNHNKPLEMFCKKDQTPICSKCTETDHKHHEVIPMEKESRRIKMDMKKIQADVQQMILFRVKKSEEIKKSKELDRMSKERQIQTSVQLVTMAISTIERNQAVLVEGIEAKNEAAERRAEELLEELETEICELQRRRSELDFLENIRDPLHLLQSFSSLSAPVSSRDWSEISVDQDFCTKTMRESFSKLLEICREFEQNLCAEEISMLRKYAVDVTLDPKTASGWLVLSSDGKKVSVSSQNRRPSLLNDPHSFDSCVAVLGKQSFTSGKRFWEVKVGDKTDWDLGVARESINRKGSITVRPDNGYWAICRRNGESLRACAGPSVTLNLYTSPQRVGILLDYEERSVTFYNTEAKTHIYTYEECAFTEPLYPYFNPCLHDNGKNTAPLVICPVETKAN, translated from the exons ATGAGAGTTGTTTTGGGAGGAACTTCTAACAAGGGCCTTTGTGTGCACGAAGAAGAATCTGTTTCCAGACGGCAGTCTGCTCACCTGGTGAAGACTCTTCATCTGCAAAG AACCATGGCCTCTGTGTTGTCTGAGGAGCAGTTTCTGTGTGCCATCTGCCTGGACAGCTTCACCAACCCCGTGTCCATTCCATGTGGCCACAATTACTGCCTGGAGTGCATCAACCACCACTGGGACACAGGAAGTAATTTAGATTGTCCACTATGCAAGGAGGTCTTCCATAACCGTCCACAACTCAGGGTAAACGTTGGCTTAAAGGACATCACCGAGCATTTTAAAAG GTCTCTGAAGAAAAGAGCAGGAAGTCGGCCGGTGCCAGCAAAGAGAAGCGTGTCAAAGCAGTACTCCAAATCTGACGACATACCTTGTGACATCTGCAACGAAAACAAGATAAAAGCCGTCAAGTCGTGCCTCGTCTGCCAAGCGTCTTATTGTGAAACACACCTGATGCCTCACTTGAGGGATTCTGTGATGACGAAGCACAGGCTGACGGACCCGGCCACCTTCAGCACACGTCATCTCTGCAGGAACCATAACAAGCCCCTGGAAATGTTCTGCAAGAAGGACCAGACCCCGATTTGTTCAAAATGCACCGAGACGGACCACAAACACCATGAGGTCATCCCCATGGAGAAGGAGAGCAGGAGGATCAAG ATGGACATGAAGAAGATTCAAGCAGACGTTCAACAGATGATCTTGTTCAGGGTCAAAAAGAGCGAAGAGATCAAGAAATCCAAGGAACTGGACAGA ATGAGTAAAGAACGGCAGATACAGACGAGTGTGCAGCTTGTTACAATGGCGATAAGCACCATTGAGAGAAACCAAGCTGTGCTGGTGGAGGGGATCGAAGCGAAGAATGAAGCAGCCGAAAGACGAGCGGAGGAGCTCCTGGAGGAGCTCGAGACGGAGATCTGTGAACTGCAGAGGAGACGCAGTGAGCTGGACTTCCTGGAGAACATCAGAGACCCTCTGCATCTTCTGCAG AGCTTCTCGTCCTTGAGCGCTCCAGTGTCTTCAAGAGACTGGTCAGAGATCAGTGTCGACCAGGACTTTTGTACAAAAACCATGAGAGAGTCCTTTTCCAAGCTGTTGGAAATATGCCGTGAATTTGAACAGAATCTATGTGCTGAAG AAATAAGCATGCTGAGAAAATATGCAG TGGATGTGACTTTGGATCCTAAGACGGCTTCTGGGTGGCTGGTTTTATCCTCAGATGGTAAAAAG GTGAGCGTGAGCTCCCAGAATAGAAGACCCTCGCTGCTGAATGACCCCCACAGCTTTGACTCCTGTGTTGCTGTTTTGGGGAAGCAAAGCTTCACCTCTGGGAAACGGTTCTGGGAGGTTAAG GTTGGAGATAAGACAGACTGGGATCTCGGTGTAGCCAGGGAGTCCATCAACAGGAAGGGCTCCATCACCGTTCGTCCTGACAATGGTTACTGGGCAATCTGTAGAAGAAACGGTGAGAGTCTTCGTGCCTGTGCCGGACCCTCCGTGACCCTTAACCTCTACACATCTCCTCAGAGAGTTGGCATACTGCTGGACTACGAAGAAAGATCAGTGACTTTCTACAACACAGAAGCCAAGACCCATATCTACACTTACGAAGAATGTGCCTTCACTGAGCCTCTGTACCCTTACTTTAATCCCTGTCTCCATGACAACGGCAAAAACACTGCACCACTGGTAATCTGTCCAGTTGAAACTAAAGCTAACTGA